The stretch of DNA CTTTTTTTTATCAAACTATGAAGATTCAAAATACAAATAAAGATAAGATAGGATTTCAAAGGTGGATTGCAGCTTTTGGGATCATCCTGTTTATTGGAAAAATAATAGCCTGGAAACTGACCAATTCGGATGCGGTTTTTTCTGATGCTATGGAGAGTATTGTTAATGTAATTAGCGCATTTATGGGGCTCTATTCTTTGCATCTGGCTGCCAAACCTAAGGATGAAGACCATCCTTACGGGCACGGAAAAGTAGAATTCGTAACCTCCGGGATAGAAGGAGCTTTAATTGCTATTGCCGGAATCATGATTATTTATGAAGGGGTTCATAGTTTAATTGTCGGCAAAACTCTTGATAAATTAGATTGGGGAATTGCTATTATCGCTGCAACAGCAGTGGTTAATTATTTGTTAGGATACATTTCTATTAAAAGAGGAAAAGCAGAGAGTTCTCTGGTTCTTATCTCCTCTGGAAAACATCTGCAGTCTGATACCATTACAACACTTGGTGTTGTAATGAGTTTAATCGTAGTATATTTTACCAAAATTTATTGGCTAGACTCTGTCGTTGCTCTTATTTTTGGGGCGTATATCATTTTTGTAGGATACAAAATTGTTCGAAAATCATTAAGCGGTATTATGGACGAGCAGGATCCTGAAATTTTAAATCATATCGTTCAGATCCTTGAGAGTAACAGAAAAACAGAATGGATAGATGTCCACAATATGAAAATTCAACAGTTTGGGTCCTCACTTCATATTGATGCTCACATTACGCTTCCCTGGTATTACAGCCTACGTGAAGCCCATAAAGAAATGGAAAATGTCATTCTTCTTTTAGCTAAAAATGTGAAGCGTAATATAGAATTCAACTTTCATATGGATGACTGCAGAACAGTTTCTTGTCCGGTTTGCCAGATTAAAGATTGCCCGGTTCGCGAAAGGGATTTCGTAAAAAGAGTGGAATGGACTCCTGAAAATGTCACCCTTGAAATTAAGCATACGGTGGAATAAAGGAGGGAATTTGTTCTGGAGGGGTTTTTAAGGGCGAAATCGCAGAATCGTGAAATCGCTGATTTGTAAAATTGTAAGTAACGGGTGTTTGTCATTTCGACGGCAGGAGAAATGTCCTGATATCTTATTATTCTTCTTTACATTTCAATTTATTCTATTCAGATCTGTATGCTTCCTATAGTAAAACAGTGGAATAATCAAAAGTAAAATCAACGGTTGAATAACGAATCTTCTCATATAAAAAGAAAAAAGATAGCCAATTTCAAACCTATCCCCAATACAATAAAGATAAATAGGGAAAGTGATCAGGAAAACAATAATGATTAATACCGCTCCCTGAATAGTCCAAAGCTTATTTTTAAATAAAAAATGAATAATAAGACAAGAAAAAAATAGATTTAAAATAAATCTGAACAAATGCCCAAGAATCAGTTTTCCCCATTCAAATGACGGAAAAGAAATACTCTTATCTGCTTCATGAAAGTAACCCAGGAATGGATCATAAAAAATCCGGTCTTCAAAAATCCGAACGCTTATGAGTCCAAAGATTCCGATAATAACTAAAAACCAATTAAGCATTTTCATTTTTCAAAGCAAAAAATTTAATCCAGATTAGCCAAAGTACCACTACTGTTCCGTAGATCACGGCAGGGAAAATAAAATCATGCGAAATCTTTTCATAGGATCTAAAATCACTTACGACTATATTCAGACCTACAATTCTCAAAACATTCATAATATAGAGTATAACCAAGCCCAAGAAGGCAAAAACAAAAGTCTTGGCACCTTTATAAAAGGCAAAAACAAATGATAGAAATAAAATCATCACTGAAATCGCATTACAGCCTTCTACCATTCGGGTTACATAGGTAGTTCTTACATAAAACCACACCTGCTCCTTAGGAATATCGTTATAAAGCTGGGTTGGATAATTAAATGAATTCTGGATATGCCTCACCTGTTCGGCAATCATCCGTGAAAAAGGATCCAGCCCCGTCGTTTTAAAAGCGTTAAGATATAGCTGATAGCCCAAAAGCAGCACCAGATAAATGGCGATGAATCTCAATAGAATACTTAAAACTGGCTTAAAATCCTTTAGCATAATACAAAGATAAAAATTAGACTGTAAAATAGACCGAAATCTGAATAAAGTTATAGCTCTTATGCTTTTAAAGGCAAAAATAGTGAAATCGCTAATTTGTAAAACTGTAAAATCAATGAAGCTTGTTATTTCGACAGGCTATAAATCTCAGAATCTAATATCTTAACATAGAATTTACGATTTGTCACGAATACATGAATCTTTTCTCTTTACATGGTGAAAAATGTAGAATCTGCATAATCTGCGAGAAAAACAAGAAAACAAATTTTGCATTATTTTTTATTTAATTTTTAAACATACTCCAGGATTTCTCTTCTCCAACGTCGCGATTATTTGCTTATTAAAATTAGAAATATCCACTATAAGCAAACTCAGCTTAATTTATTATATTTGTTTCCATATTATGACTTCTGAAAACGCACAACGATTTTTTGAAAAGTACACTGGTAAAAAATCTTCTGAGTTCGTCACTTTGGCTCAAAGCGGTTCCGCGAGGGTGAATTTTTGGGCAAAAACAGATAATAAAAAGTACATTATTACCTATAATGAAAATGTTCAGGAGAATGAAACTTTTATTTATTATTCAAAAATTTTCTCACAGCTAAACCTTAATACTCCTACGATCTATATTATTTCTGAAGACAGAAAATTATATGTCCAGGAATTTCTTGGAGAAAATACCCTTTCTGAAATCATCTCAAAAGAGGGGTTGTCTCAAAAGGTACAGACTTTGGTCAAGCAAACCCTGGAAAAGCTTTATCAACTACAGACTCAAACAAAAGATAAGATAGATTTTACAAAAACTTTTGAATATGAAAATTATGATGAACTTCCTGTGATTCATGATTTGTATTATTTCAAAAACTTTATAGCCGATGTCCTGGAGCTGGAATACCATAAAGGTACGCTCTTAAAAGAATTCAAAAAAATTGCAATACTCATTGAAAACCTTGAACCCAAAGGAATTATGATCCGGGATTTCCAGGCCAGAAACATTATGGTCAATGACAATAATCACGTTTCATTTATCGATTATCAATCGGCAATGAAAGGACCTCTGATCTATGATGTCATCTCTTTTCTATATCAGGCTAAAGCCAACTTTCCTGAGGATTTTAAAAATAACATGCTTGAATATTATATTCAACAATTTGACAATGAAGAAATTCAGAATCAACTAAAAGACTCGGTAAAGCCAATTCAAATGATGAGATTTATTCAGGTTTTGGGAGCTTATGGATTTAGAGGTCTGATTCAGAGAAAACAACATTTTATAGCAAGTATTGAAAGGGGGATAGAAAATATAACACAATTTGCTCAAAATTGGGAGAATATGAAAGATTACCCCGAGCTTAAAAATGTTATCCAGCAATTAGTCCTAGAGAAAACTACCTTAAAAATTAATGAAATTTTAAACCATTAAGAATCTTTTAAGAAGTTGTAAAGGCGAAATCGTGAAACCGTAAATTTGTTAAACTGTAAAATCAAAGAGTATTTGTCATTTCGACGAAGGAGAAATCTCTTAATCAACTTAATACTTACTTAATAGTAAAAAAAACAATAAATATAAATATGCTACACATCGATATACACAGCTTTTCGTACAAAAAAGGAGGAATACCCAAGGATAACACCGGAAATGGAGGCGGATTTACATTTGATTGCAGAGGGATTCTTAATCCTGGAAGAGTCGAGGAATATAAAAGTCAAACCGGAAACGATATTGGTGTTCAGGAGTTTTTAGAAACTCAAACTGAAATGCCAAAATTTTTAGAACTGGTGGAAAACCTTGTGTCTATCAATATTGATAATTATCTGGCAAGAGGGTTCGAAAATCTTCAAATTAACTTCGGATGTACAGGAGGCCAACACAGATCTGTATATTCTGCTATAAAAATTGCTGAGTTTATTCGTGAAAAATATCCTGAAGGTATAGAAATCAACCTTCATCATGATGAACAGCACCACCTTAACATCAGTAATAAGTAATGGGTAATAAGTAGTTTTATACAACACGCATTACCCATTACTTATTATCCATTACTTATATTATTATATGAAAGCTTTAATTTTCGCAGCAGGAAAAGGAACACGCCTTAAACCTTTTACAGATCATCATCCTAAAGCGCTGGCTAAGGTAAACGAAGTTCCTTTATTGGAAAGAAATATCAAATACCTTAAAGGCTTTGGAATTAGAGATTTTGTAATTAATATTCACCATTTTGGGAATCAAATTGTTGAATTTCTTCAAAAAAACAACAATTTCGATTGCAATATTGAAATCTCTGATGAGACCAATGAGTTGCTGGAAACCGGGGGTGGTTTAATTTTTGCTAGAAGATTCCTTGATCATGGGGAAGATTTTTTAATCATGAATGCTGATATCCTAACCAATATAAATATTGATGATTTGGTTATATATCATAAAAAGATAAAAGATTTTGCTACATTAGCCGTATCAGATAGAGAAAGTTCAAGAAAATTGCTCTTTAATGATGATATGGTATTAAGAGGATGGCTGAATGTACAAACCGGAGAACAAAGGCTTGCTGAATTTAACAAAGGATTTAAGGCACTGGCTTTTAGTGGCGTACATTGCATCAACCCCAATATCTTTAATAAAATAAAAAGAACAGGTAAATTCTCAGTTATGGAAGAATATCTGGATCTTATGCAAACCGAACATATACACGGTTTTGTGCACGACAGTCTTTTGATAGACGTCGGGAGACCAGAGTCTATAATTGAAGCCGAAAAACATTTTAAATAATTTACAATGGACATGGAGGGAACCAGAGATGAAAGTTTAATCAATCCGGAATTTGATGTTAACGAAACAAAGCTACAGAATAGTTTAAGAGAAAAAACTTG from Chryseobacterium piperi encodes:
- a CDS encoding aminoglycoside phosphotransferase family protein, whose translation is MTSENAQRFFEKYTGKKSSEFVTLAQSGSARVNFWAKTDNKKYIITYNENVQENETFIYYSKIFSQLNLNTPTIYIISEDRKLYVQEFLGENTLSEIISKEGLSQKVQTLVKQTLEKLYQLQTQTKDKIDFTKTFEYENYDELPVIHDLYYFKNFIADVLELEYHKGTLLKEFKKIAILIENLEPKGIMIRDFQARNIMVNDNNHVSFIDYQSAMKGPLIYDVISFLYQAKANFPEDFKNNMLEYYIQQFDNEEIQNQLKDSVKPIQMMRFIQVLGAYGFRGLIQRKQHFIASIERGIENITQFAQNWENMKDYPELKNVIQQLVLEKTTLKINEILNH
- a CDS encoding cation diffusion facilitator family transporter, whose translation is MKIQNTNKDKIGFQRWIAAFGIILFIGKIIAWKLTNSDAVFSDAMESIVNVISAFMGLYSLHLAAKPKDEDHPYGHGKVEFVTSGIEGALIAIAGIMIIYEGVHSLIVGKTLDKLDWGIAIIAATAVVNYLLGYISIKRGKAESSLVLISSGKHLQSDTITTLGVVMSLIVVYFTKIYWLDSVVALIFGAYIIFVGYKIVRKSLSGIMDEQDPEILNHIVQILESNRKTEWIDVHNMKIQQFGSSLHIDAHITLPWYYSLREAHKEMENVILLLAKNVKRNIEFNFHMDDCRTVSCPVCQIKDCPVRERDFVKRVEWTPENVTLEIKHTVE
- a CDS encoding exosortase F system-associated membrane protein, whose amino-acid sequence is MKMLNWFLVIIGIFGLISVRIFEDRIFYDPFLGYFHEADKSISFPSFEWGKLILGHLFRFILNLFFSCLIIHFLFKNKLWTIQGAVLIIIVFLITFPIYLYCIGDRFEIGYLFSFYMRRFVIQPLILLLIIPLFYYRKHTDLNRIN
- the xrtF gene encoding exosortase family protein XrtF, producing the protein MLKDFKPVLSILLRFIAIYLVLLLGYQLYLNAFKTTGLDPFSRMIAEQVRHIQNSFNYPTQLYNDIPKEQVWFYVRTTYVTRMVEGCNAISVMILFLSFVFAFYKGAKTFVFAFLGLVILYIMNVLRIVGLNIVVSDFRSYEKISHDFIFPAVIYGTVVVLWLIWIKFFALKNENA
- a CDS encoding nucleotidyltransferase family protein, with product MKALIFAAGKGTRLKPFTDHHPKALAKVNEVPLLERNIKYLKGFGIRDFVINIHHFGNQIVEFLQKNNNFDCNIEISDETNELLETGGGLIFARRFLDHGEDFLIMNADILTNINIDDLVIYHKKIKDFATLAVSDRESSRKLLFNDDMVLRGWLNVQTGEQRLAEFNKGFKALAFSGVHCINPNIFNKIKRTGKFSVMEEYLDLMQTEHIHGFVHDSLLIDVGRPESIIEAEKHFK
- a CDS encoding RapZ C-terminal domain-containing protein, coding for MLHIDIHSFSYKKGGIPKDNTGNGGGFTFDCRGILNPGRVEEYKSQTGNDIGVQEFLETQTEMPKFLELVENLVSINIDNYLARGFENLQINFGCTGGQHRSVYSAIKIAEFIREKYPEGIEINLHHDEQHHLNISNK